From Oncorhynchus keta strain PuntledgeMale-10-30-2019 chromosome 25, Oket_V2, whole genome shotgun sequence, one genomic window encodes:
- the LOC118375586 gene encoding stromal cell-derived factor 2-like protein 1, whose product MGLIHALRGFIKSLLVVLLWSKCQGRESEFNYVTCGSLVKLLNTRHNVRLHSHDVKYGSGSGQQSVTGVESADDANSYWRIRGKPNGTCQRGVPIQCGQAIRITHMTTGRNLHTHHFSSPLSNNQEVSAFGENGEGDDLDVWKVQCDGSIWERDEAVRFKHVGTAAFLTVTGEQYGNPIRGQREVHGMGTANQNNYWKAMEGVFIQPSQEPLRHNHEEF is encoded by the exons ATGGGATTAATTCACGCTCTCCGCGGCTTCATCAAATCGTTGTTGGTCGTTCTTTTGTGGTCCAAATGCCAGGGGCGGGAGTCCGAGTTCAACTATGTCACCTGCGGTTCACTTGTGAAATTGCTGAACACGAGACACAACGTTCGGCTGCACTCCCATGATGTCAAATACGGCTCAG GAAGTGGGCAGCAGTCTGTGACGGGTGTGGAGAGTGCAGATGACGCCAACAGTTACTGGAGGATTCGGGGGAAGCCCAACGGGACCTGCCAACGCGGCGTGCCCATCCAGTGTGGGCAGGCCATCCGCATCACGCACATGACCACGGGACGTAACctccacacacaccacttcagCTCGCCACTGTCCAACAACCAG GAGGTGAGTGCGTTCGGCGAGAACGGCGAGGGGGATGACCTGGACGTGTGGAAGGTGCAGTGTGACGGCTCCATCTGGGAGCGGGACGAGGCGGTGCGCTTCAAACACGTCGGCACCGCTGCCTTCCTGACCGTGACGGGTGAGCAGTACGGCAACCCCATCCGCGGGCAAAGGGAGGTGCACGGCATGGGTACTGCCAACCAGAACAACTACTGGAAGGCTATGGAGGGTGTCTTCATTCAGCCCAGCCAGGAGCCGCTGAGACACAATCATGAAGAGTTCTGA